CTCTATCTGGGATCTATCCTTTTCTTAGGCTTCTTTTTGCTAAAACAGGGGTTCCTTTCGATCCAGATACCCATGAAGAAGCCATTCAACAAAACCCTAAGGAAATTTTGAATTCCATTCGCTCAAAGCTTCTAGCCGATCGGACATACCGCGTTTTAGCCCCTCTAGTCAGAGAAAGAAAAGGCATTTATTCATCTCTTGGCAAATGGGCACAAAAAAAAGGTTATCTTGGATTTCGAATTGATGGAGACTGGTATGAAGCCGTAGAGTTTCCACGGCTTTCCCGTTTTAAAAACCATACCCTTGATCTCTGGTTATGCACCCTAAATGGAGGAAGTGTTCCAGAAGATCTAGAAAAAAATATTTCCTTGGCTCTTAACCTTGGACAAGAATCAGTTATTTTATTCGATGAAACTGAAAACAAAGATACCCTTTATAGCACAAAATTTCATTGTCCTCAAAGTGGAAAAAGTTTTGATGCCCTTGACCCAAGGCTTTTTTCATTCCATTCCCCTTTAGGTTGGTGCCCCACCTGCCTTGGGAACGGCAAAATCGAAGAAAAAACGGGCCAAGACAGTATTCTTTGTCCCGATTGCCAGGGCAAGAAAATCAACCGACTGGCTCGGTCAGTCTTCCTTCCCTGGCCTATACATGGATTAAAGCCGACAATCGATCATCTCTGTTCTTTGCCTATAGATCAACTGATCAATTATTTTCAAGCAATCGAACCTTCATTCCATCAAAAAGCTATTGTAGAAAAAATTATTCCTGAACTGATCAAAAGGCTCCAATTCATAACTCAGGTTGGTCTTCATTACTTAAGCTTAGATCGGGAAGCCCAAACTCTGTCGGCTGGTGAGCTCCAAAGACTACACCTATGTTCTCAGCTAGGATCGAATCTTCAGGGCATTCTTTATATTCTTGATGAACCGACAATTGGCCTTCATCCCACTGAAAATCAAAAACTTTTAGATAGCTTGGAAGAACTCAAAAACAAAGGCAATACCTTGGTCATCGTTGAACATGACACAGAAACGATGAAAAGGGCGGACAAAATCATAGATCTTGGCCCAGGTGCCGGAGCAGAAGGAGGAAAAATTATTTTTGAGGGAAGTTATGCAGAGCTTCTTAATTGTAAAAATTCCATCACTTCCCGATATCTTTCCCAACCCATGAGTCATCCTTTAAAAGGAAACAAGCGGAGAAGCTGTGACGATCATGCATCTTGGCTAAAAATTTATGGGATCAATGTTCATAACCTTAAAAATGTAGAGCTGGAATTGCCTTTGGGTCGGTTTGTTGTCATTTGTGGAGTCAGCGGATCGGGCAAAAGTACTCTTTTAAAAGAGGTCATTTTTGCGGCGGTCAAGAAAACCCTTCAAAAATCGAGAGGACAGATACAAAACGAATATTGGACCAAGGTCATTGGAACCGAAGCACTCAGTGACGTCTGCTTTGTTGATCAAACCCCCATAGGGAAAAACTCTAGGTCAACTCCCCTGACTTATCTTGGATTGTTCGATATCATCAGAGAACTCTATGCCCAAACTCCCCTTTCTCGGCAACGGGGTTACACAAAAAGCCGCTTCAGCTACAACTCTAAAGAAGGAAGTTGTCCTGATTGCCAGGGAAACGGGACTATACAGGTAAGCATGCCTCTGCTTCCTCTTTTCTATCTTCCTTGCGAGTCTTGTGAAGGGAAAAGGTACAACCCACAAACCCTAGAAGTCCGATACAAAGACAAATCGATTTATGATATACTCTGCATGACCGCTGCTGAAGCCTGCAGCTTTTTCTGCTCGATCGAAAAATTACGCAAGCCTCTGTCTATCCTTTGCGATATTGGTCTTTCTTATCTCCAGCTTGGACAACCCACACCTACCCTTTCTGGAGGTGAGGCCCAGAGAATAAAGTTAGCCAAAGAACTTATCGCCGTAGAGCAAAAAATGATCCAAAGAGAATTGTTCTGGGGATCAGCCAATGAAGCCAGAATCCTTTATTTACTCGAAGAACCCACGATTGGACTTCATTTAGCTGACATCGAGAAATTTCTTCATCTGTGCCAGAGGCTGGTTGAATTTGGTCATACCGTAGTCATCATCGAACATCATCCCGACGTTATCGCCGAAGCTGACTACGTCATAGAACTTGGACCAGGAGCTGGAGAAAGAGGAGGAAAAATCATTGGGAAAGGGGCCCCTGAGCATTTTTCTAGAACCATGAATAGTCCTACAGCTCCTTTCCTGAAAGAAATCCTCTCTTAGCGTTTAGAAAAATAAAATGAGGCTAAAAAAGAAGATTTCTAGGAAGCCTTTTTTTAGGTAAAACTTAATCATGACCACGATTCAATTTCTGGCTCGACAGCTTCTTTCCCATAATGTCAAACATGTATTCAGTGTTCCCGGAGATTATTCCTTAAAAATCTTGGATAGCCTAGCCAAAGAAGGGATCAGGATTATCAACACCTGTGATGAGCAGGGAGCAGGTTTTGCTGCCGATGCCTACGGACGACTAAACGGTCTTGGAGCTGTGTGCATTACCTACTGTGTCGGGGGTCTTAAAGTTACAAATCCCGTAGCTGAAGCTTACGCTGAAAAATCTCCTGTCATTGTTCTTAGTGGGGCTCCTGGATTAAAAGAAAGACAAAAAGACCCTTTACTTCACCACAAGGTCAAAGATTTTAATACCCAGTTAAAAGTTTTCGAAGCCTTAACAGTTTTTGCCACCATTTTAGAAAATCCAAGAGATATCGGGGAACAGATTCTTAAAGCAATTGGTCTTGCCCTTAAATATAAAAGACCAGTGTATTTGGAAATCCCTAGAGACATCGTCACAGCTGAAATAGAAATCCCCAAGCATGATTTTCCCGAAGATGATCAGTCCAATCCCAAGGCTTTAGAAGAAGCTCTAAAAGAAGCTAAAGAAATGATCGAGTCTTCAACCCGTCCTCTCATTCTCGCAGATGTTGAGATTCAGAGATTTGGACTGCAAAAAGAACTTGAGATGCTTACGAACCAGACCGGAGTTCCTGTATGCGCTACACTCCTAGGAAAATCGGTCATTGCAGAAACACACCCCAACTACATTGGTGTTTATGAAGGGGCTACAGGAAGTGCCGAAGTCTGTGCTTATTTTGACCAGAGCGATTGCCTCATCTTGCTTGGCGTATTCATGACTGATATCACCCTGGGATCCACGAAATCTATCTTGGATATGGGTAAATGTATCTATGCCACCAGTGAAAAATTAACTATAAGACACCATTCTTTTGAAGATGTGCGCTTTGAGGACTTTGTTCGCGGACTTCTCACTTTAAATATTCGAAAAGCTCCTCCTGAAAAACTGCCCAACCCTACCTTGCCTCGAATCGAAGATATCGATGAGAACGAACGGATTTCGGTCAATTCCTTTTTTAGCCTTGTTAACAGCTTTCTCTCTTCCCAAACTGTTGTTGTTGCTGATGTGGGTGAATCTCTTTTTGGAGCTATTGATCTTGTTATTCATGAAAGCACCGAATTCATAAGCCCTGCTTACTATGCTTCCGTTGGATTTTCCATTCCTGCTTCGATAGGTGCTGAACTGGCAAAACCTCAGCTTGTTCCTTTTGTCATCTGCGGAGATGGGGCATTCCAAATGACAGGTATAGAGCTTGCTACCGCATGCCGTTACAACCTTCATCCCATCGTTTTTTTGCTGAACAACCGTGGATATTCAACCGAACGTATATTTCTAGACGGCTCCTTTAACGACCTCTGGAACTGGAACTATAGCAAGATCACCGAGTTATTAGGATGCGGGAAGTCTTGCAGCGTTAAAACGAATAAAGAGCTTAAAGTGGCGATTGAAAAAGCCATTTTAAACAGGGATTCTTTCTGGCTTATCGAGGTGACGATCCCTCCCACGGACCATTCTCAAGCTTTACAAAGAATGGCCGAAAGAATCATGCCCTAAAGCAAAAACAACGACTGACAATTTGTTTTTTTAAAGAATATTTCTTTTAGATGAAAGTATTGATTGTAGAAGATGATCAGAAAGTCCGCAAACATGTCAAGGCAGCATTGCAGGCTGAAGGTTATACTGTAGATGAATGCGAAGAGGGCGAAGAAGCTCAATGGCTACTTGAAAATTACAACTATGACTTGGCCATTCTTGACTTAATGTTGCCAGGCAAGGACGGAATAAGCATTGTCCGACAGATACGACGGCAAGGTTATTCTATTCCCGTTCTTTTTCTATCGGGTAGATCCGCAGTTTCTGATCGAGTTCATGGGTTGGATGCAGGCGGTGATGATTATCTAACCAAGCCCTTTTCCACTATAGAACTTTTAGCCCGAGTGCGTGCTCTTTTACGCAGGCGATCTCCGATTTCTCCAACAAAACTAAAATTTGAAGACCTGGAAATGGATCTCACACGAAGAACAGTTAGCCGTGCAGGACACCCTATAGAGTTAACCAACAGGGAGTTTGAGCTGCTCCGGCTTTTGCTCGAATCAGCTCCCAATCCTGTCAACAAAGCGATAATCACGGAGAAAATCTGGGATAGATGCTTTGATTCAGAAACCGCCCTTGTCAACGTCCATATTAACCATTTGCGCCAAAAAATACATTTAGCAGGACTACCTCCCCTTCTGCATACGGTTAGAGGGGTAGGGTTCATCCTCAAACGCCCAACCGACAAATGAACTATCTATTAAACTCATGCTAAGACGCTGGCATCTACTCACCGTTGTTTTTTCTTTTATTTTCCTCTTTCTCTCCGCCATTTTCCACTGGATAGCCACAGCTAAGGAAGCCCGTTTCCTGCAGTCCCGGGAACATCAAAGGGAGCTTGTTCGATGGGAAGCCTCTTATGCCCTCGTCATGGTCGTGAGTTTTGGATTGGCTAGCTATGGGCTTGCAAAACTGTTAAATAAACCGATTGTTCGACTCCGTTTGGATATCGAATCAATCGATCCTCATAACCCTTGGCAAAGAATTAAACCTGAAGGTTATCCTGAAGAATATTTATCTCTTATCCATGAAATCAACCAACTGCTCTCAAAGATTCAGAAAGTTGTTGAAGAATCCGATAAAGAAGCCGCACAGTTAGCTCATGAACTCAAAGTTCCTCTCACTCTTGCAAAAATCAGACTAGAAAAATCACTCGAAAAAATGGATCCAGAAATTGCCGAGGAGATCGACTCCGAACTCGAAAGGCTCAAGCAGCACATGGAAAGGGCAATACTGCTCAACAAGGCTGAAAAAGGCAATCTCACGATTTCCTGGGGAAAAATGGAACTTGGGAAAACTGCAGAAATCATTATCGAGGGATTTCGGTTGCTTTGTGAAACCGAACAAAGACATATCCATGTTGAAAGAGAAGAGGGGATTTTTATCGAAGCTGATTCTTCTTATCTTAAACAGATCCTTTACAACCTGATGGCTAATGCGATGAAACACGGCACCGGAGACATAACCGTGCGTATGAAAAAAAAGGGGAGTCTTGCAGCACAACTGCTCGTTTTTAATAAAATCAAACCCATAAGGGTAAAAACCGGCAGCCTGGGACTTGGCAAAAGAATAATCCAGGCTCTTGTTTCAGCACACGGGAATATGACCATCCGCTATAAACAGATGGGTTCTTTATATTGTGCTCGCCTTTCCATCTACCCCAGGACTTCAAAAGCCTAGATTTTGCAATCCTCTCTTTTTTTTTAGGCTAAGCTAATTTTTTACTTTCTTCTCGGCTAACTTTAAGAAAAATTAAACTATAGTTTTCGATAATTTAAAGTTTAGAGGTTTATTTTTTAAAAAGGGAACTAAAAGCTTTCCATCGTTATTAGGAAAGCAGAAGGATTTAGAGAAGGAGATGAGGATAAAAGTTATTCAAAGAAAGGGGGTGTAAAATGATCAAAGTGCTCAAGAATCAAGCTAAAGGCTACTTTACCTCTGAACCGCTTTTAACCCGAGATGATGAAAGAATTTTTCGACCGACAGAAGGGTTTTATCAAAAATACCTGAAGCCCATCCATATCTCTACTGAAACATGGGGATGGATATTATCAGTTCTTTTCCACGCACTTCTTCTTTTCGGTATAGGACTTTCCCTTCTGCCAAAGTCATCACTTCAAATGCCAGCCATACCTCCGGCTATGATCGAACTTGTCCCTTCAGTTGAACCTCAACAACCCCAACAAAAAATTGAACCCCAACAACAACCTACCATTCATCCTGATGACATGGTCAAAGCGATTGTTCAAAAACCCAAAGCTATACAAAAAAAACCGGCTCCTAAACCCCAACCTCCCGTTTCACAACGAGTAACGGCAATGGCCATGCCAGATTACCTAAGGAACCCTCCTCCTGTATATCCCGAGGAGGCAAGGAGAAAAGGAGAACAGGGGGTCGTTTACATCTGGGTAAAAATATCTCCTGCAGGGACTGTTTCTTCTCTAAGCGTCTATAGAAGTTCAGGTTTTGCTGATCTCGATGGTGCTGCTGTTGATGCGGTAAAAAGATGGAGATTTCATCCTGCTAAATCTGGAAATACACCTGTCGAATCCCAAG
The DNA window shown above is from Methylacidiphilum caldifontis and carries:
- a CDS encoding sensor histidine kinase; translation: MLRRWHLLTVVFSFIFLFLSAIFHWIATAKEARFLQSREHQRELVRWEASYALVMVVSFGLASYGLAKLLNKPIVRLRLDIESIDPHNPWQRIKPEGYPEEYLSLIHEINQLLSKIQKVVEESDKEAAQLAHELKVPLTLAKIRLEKSLEKMDPEIAEEIDSELERLKQHMERAILLNKAEKGNLTISWGKMELGKTAEIIIEGFRLLCETEQRHIHVEREEGIFIEADSSYLKQILYNLMANAMKHGTGDITVRMKKKGSLAAQLLVFNKIKPIRVKTGSLGLGKRIIQALVSAHGNMTIRYKQMGSLYCARLSIYPRTSKA
- a CDS encoding response regulator transcription factor, whose product is MKVLIVEDDQKVRKHVKAALQAEGYTVDECEEGEEAQWLLENYNYDLAILDLMLPGKDGISIVRQIRRQGYSIPVLFLSGRSAVSDRVHGLDAGGDDYLTKPFSTIELLARVRALLRRRSPISPTKLKFEDLEMDLTRRTVSRAGHPIELTNREFELLRLLLESAPNPVNKAIITEKIWDRCFDSETALVNVHINHLRQKIHLAGLPPLLHTVRGVGFILKRPTDK
- a CDS encoding alpha-keto acid decarboxylase family protein — encoded protein: MTTIQFLARQLLSHNVKHVFSVPGDYSLKILDSLAKEGIRIINTCDEQGAGFAADAYGRLNGLGAVCITYCVGGLKVTNPVAEAYAEKSPVIVLSGAPGLKERQKDPLLHHKVKDFNTQLKVFEALTVFATILENPRDIGEQILKAIGLALKYKRPVYLEIPRDIVTAEIEIPKHDFPEDDQSNPKALEEALKEAKEMIESSTRPLILADVEIQRFGLQKELEMLTNQTGVPVCATLLGKSVIAETHPNYIGVYEGATGSAEVCAYFDQSDCLILLGVFMTDITLGSTKSILDMGKCIYATSEKLTIRHHSFEDVRFEDFVRGLLTLNIRKAPPEKLPNPTLPRIEDIDENERISVNSFFSLVNSFLSSQTVVVADVGESLFGAIDLVIHESTEFISPAYYASVGFSIPASIGAELAKPQLVPFVICGDGAFQMTGIELATACRYNLHPIVFLLNNRGYSTERIFLDGSFNDLWNWNYSKITELLGCGKSCSVKTNKELKVAIEKAILNRDSFWLIEVTIPPTDHSQALQRMAERIMP
- a CDS encoding energy transducer TonB, producing the protein MIKVLKNQAKGYFTSEPLLTRDDERIFRPTEGFYQKYLKPIHISTETWGWILSVLFHALLLFGIGLSLLPKSSLQMPAIPPAMIELVPSVEPQQPQQKIEPQQQPTIHPDDMVKAIVQKPKAIQKKPAPKPQPPVSQRVTAMAMPDYLRNPPPVYPEEARRKGEQGVVYIWVKISPAGTVSSLSVYRSSGFADLDGAAVDAVKRWRFHPAKSGNTPVESQAIVPVQFHLTK